A genomic segment from Nicotiana tabacum cultivar K326 chromosome 7, ASM71507v2, whole genome shotgun sequence encodes:
- the LOC107826008 gene encoding uncharacterized protein LOC107826008 has protein sequence MGDRHGSDDKGLFSHLAGYAGGHHHVGYGAYPPQGYGYPPQGYPPSGYPPHGGYPPAGYPPPPGAYPPPAYPPPGGYPPAGYPPACYPGHSSHHGHGPNMGGMLAGGAAAAAAAYGAHHLMHGHHGRPFGHYGHYGHHGKFKHGKFKHGKFGKRWKHGMFGKHKFKRWK, from the exons atgggGGACAGGCATGGAAGTGATGACAAAGGACTGTTTTCTCATCTTGCTGGATATGCCGGGGGCCATCACCACGTAGGCTATGGGGCATATCCACCTCAAGGATATGGATATCCACCACAAGGTTACCCGCCTTCCGGCTATCCTCCACATGGTGGATACCCACCCGCAGGCTATCCTCCTCCTCCAGGCGCATACCCGCCACCTGCATATCCTCCACCTGGTGGATATCCTCCTGCAGGTTACCCTCCCGCCTGCTATCCGGGTCATTCATCACATCATG GACATGGACCTAATATGGGAGGTATGCTAGCTGGTGGTGCAGCTGCAGCTGCAGCTGCATATGGGGCTCACCATCTCATGCATGGTCATCATGGTCGTCCTTTCGGCCATTATGGCCATTACGGCCATCATGGCAAGTTTAAGCACGGAAAATTCAAGCATGGGAAGTTTGGCAAGCGTTGGAAACATGGCATGTTTGGCAAACACAAGTTCAAGAGATGGAAGTGA